From the genome of Phoenix dactylifera cultivar Barhee BC4 chromosome 17, palm_55x_up_171113_PBpolish2nd_filt_p, whole genome shotgun sequence:
AACTTCGTCGTCGCCTTGTACAAGGTAGTACACAGACTGATCGGCGAAAGTGACTAGGCTCTGAAGCATCATGACGCTTTGGTATCAAGGTGACTAGAATCCTCTGCCAATCCGTAGATATCACGGCTGTGCTAAAATACTGCTGTATAGAAGCCATCACACCCTGACCAACAACCATCCAGTACCTTCGAAAGAATAATGGAAGAAAGCCGTCCGGACCTGGCGCCTTGTCCCCCTCCAGGGACCACATCACCTCCTGAATCTTCCTCTCCGATACCGGCCTAATCAATGCGGCCATATCCTCCTCTGCCATCCGTATCAGTGGCGGCACGATACCCTCTGAGGTCCCAGAACCCGTTTACTCAGACCATGTGGCCCTGAAAAAATCCTCCAGCACCCTCCGAATCATATCTGGGTCCTCCACTAACTGCCCATCCTCATCCCTGATCATCCTGATCCTGTTCCGATGCCTCCTGATCACTACCGCCTGGTGGAAAAATCTAGTGTTTCGATCTGAATTACATTCGGAGGAACAACTTTTCGCGAGAAAAAATGATGTACATATAATATAACAGCAAACAattgtcaaaaaaaatatatatatatttgggatCATTCTGGCTTCCTCCTTCAACATTCTGAATCTTGTTATATGGCAGACATGGGTCATTGCCACCGAAGCTCTCTAACTTTTAACTTTTATGTACGTAGTTTCatctaaaatttaatattttataaaatttattatattaatattaaattcaTATACAATCTTGTACCGTGTCTTGCCATCTACACCGATATTATAATAGAATTAGTACCGATATAATACAATTTTGGACCGTTCTAATATTGTGTACATTTTACCCACTCATATCGTACTATACATCGATATTATAATAGAATTGGCATCGACACAGAGCTAAAGTAGTAAATTttagtttttaatttttatatttttatggatAATGCTGGCTATTTAGTTATATGGTACCCCAAACCTTGAAAAACACGCACAACGAATGCGCATTCTCACCAAACAAATCATGACTTGGTGCATGGACAGCTGCGGTGATGTCATGGAGGGGTTGCAGCTGGTGTGCCATTGTGGTTGAAAGTAAGATTACCATTCCAATGAACATGATATCCTCCATCAAATAaagcaaaacaaaataaaatcctGGTACTGCAAGTGGCATTTTTTACCAAGGTAACAAGTCTAGAAAACTTTTTAATGCAAAAATGACAGCCATTTTTTTTGCCACCGTCAATATGTCTCCTTTGTGGTAACCAATCATCCCTAAAATAtccatcattaaaaagaaagctAAATTTGATCTATAATATAAGGAATCTACCTAGAAAGTAATTGCTCATGAACTTCTCTAATTCCAATCTTCGTACTCACCTCCACGGAGCAAGTTCACTAAGAACGCGACACAATCAGAGTTCCTCAATTGGATGTTCACGTCTAGAAATCAATGAGGCCGCCAAGCTCGAATCAATTTAGAGAGAGTATGATTAACCCTTCTTGAAGTCCCCTAATCCCATGTCCCGTTGCTCATGCATCATATCGTATTTCACTTTGTGCTTGCTTTTTCCTTAATTTCCTTGTCCTGCTGGGACCTCCTACTTCGATGCTTTCCAAACATCAAAAATGTTGGCAAACAACCAATAGAGCAATTGGTGACATCCACTTCAAATGCCTTGGCCAATGTAAGGCTTTAAATTATTCTAAAATGATCCAAGCAAACGCGCACATGCCGACCAATATAAATCATTTTAGGATTTCAGCCTTCGAATCCCCAGTGGAATATAAAGCAGGTGACAGAATAAAGAAAGATTGTGTGCTTGTGCAGCACAAGCACACATGCCAACAACATGATTCTTTGAACAACAATCCAGAACTGTACATGAAGCACAAGCTGGAAGCGAATATAATAATCACAAAGCGTAAAAGAATCCTAAATAAGGCTGTCTTCTGTAGCTGACTCAATTCAAAAGTTTAAGCAGTTAGAAAAACCAGGCCAAACTAATAAACTTACATggtacctttttttttatatgagtTAATATAGAACTATGATAATTTTTTCTATGCCATCTCATAATGGTCTCATCATGGCTCGCTCCCCAGTTAAGTAAAAGAGGCCCACCAATGGCCCAGATCCTACTCGACTTTACCGATCCCTCCTCAACCCTAGTATCCCCCGGTAAGAGCCTAAGAGGCCTACATGGTGATACATAATTGACCTCACAACCCAAAACTTTAACCTATTAGAAGGATCAACCCGGACTAATAAATCCACAAGGCATCTGTTTTATTAGTCAATTTGAGAAAACGACTATCTTTCCAACCCAATCTCATGATGGCCTCATCATAATTAGCTTCTACATGAGAGAATGATGGCCCACCTATAGCTCAAGTCTTACTTGATCCTATCATATCATATCCCTCAACGCAAGATCCACATAATTAATAAAGATTGTGGGACACAATGAATTtaactttgataccatttgtcactGACTTACCAAAAGTTTAAACTACTAAAAGAAGTGATCCAAGCTAATAAACCCATGCAACACTCTTTTTATTAGTTAATGTAGGACTACAACAATGTTCAGAATTAGTCTTTCTTTGTAATGTTCTGCCATCCTAGAATTTGGACGTCCCTTTTTCCATCAATGATCAGCTTCTATCCAAATATATCTTAAGTTCCTACCCAAAACATATATCAGCAAATATagactgagagagagagagagagagagagagacttcaCAATTCTCCCGGTAGCTTAGTCGGTCCCACGGAAGGCTATCAACAAGCCCATGACCCATTACCACTATAAAGATTTACCTCACAGTTGTCAATCCGAAACCCCGGCCATCTTTTCCCATCAGTTTCTGGCGGGGTGGTGTCTCCACTTTGGCCATCAACCAAGCAATTCCAGGGAATAAAGCGGCAAGATGCCAACAGAAGCCAAGTTAGAAAACTGGAATTTTGGAACGCAAGGATAGAGATCATTGTACCTGAGCCAGAGGGCAGTGTTGGCTGGGCCTAGGAAAATCCCTTAATGCCACCAACTCTGAACACAGCGCCTCTGGATGATAGATGACTTCAGCAAACTCACCAAGCACTAAACTCATAACTTCACTTGCATAAAGTGTTCACAGGCAGTTTCAgtacataaaaataatataatactaGCCAGTAGCCACAGATAGATCAGTCAAACAGTTCCGTGGGATGGAGAGATTGTTAACAAAACCCAGGACAATATCTTTAAAGAAAACCAAATAGGTAACCCTAAGAGTACTGCTTATAGTCTGATACCACAGCCACTTCCTGACTTCTTAACACTGCCAGAACCACAAGGCCTGTAGAGTTCTCTCAGTCATCTGCAGCAAAAGTAGCCCAAGGACAAGTCACGAGGCGTGGCAAtccaaaataaatgcagaacaAAGTAAGAAAATTGCCTGTGGATGAAGGACCCACCATTAGGAGACCTCGAAGAGGTGGTAGAAAAGTCGGAGGAGGCCATTGGGATGGAAATGGAGAGCTGGGTTGTCGAGAATGAGATCCGGTTGGACCTCTCCTCTTCCAGATCCGACCATGAATCCCTTGTCTTAGGCCACTCATCGAAAAAAGGCCGGAGCGATTGGCTGCCGCCTTCATGCTTCGCAGGCTCTGCTGAACCAAAATCACCGCCAAAGAAGGAATGCTGTTGCTGATGTTTCGGCAGCGAGCTGATGGTTACCTGCCCAAGATCTTGCACCGTCTGCAGCTGAGGATAAGCGCTCTGTAGAACAGAAGGGTCTCTAGATTTCGACAGCGGAAATGAGGAGATCCCAGATGGCATCAGCCGCCATGAACTATCCACCGAGGAGTCCATCCCGAGGCCCCTTGCACTTCCAGAAGCTTCTGAAAAGAAGCTATGCTCATCCAACTCTCCTTTCAATCCAGAGAGGTACCTGTATGTTCGGCCCAAATCCATTCCAAACGGAAAAGAATAATCAGGAGACTAAGCTAAAGAATTCCAAGTAAATGAAGAGAATCACTCCATTCACTAAAGGCATCTAGCATCAAGCAAAATGGACAGGCCTGCTACTTGATGACGCATCACATAATTAATGTTGAAGTTTTCTATGTTGGTAAATGGCAGGCATGGATAAGCCGGCACACCCTATCAAGTACCAACTTGCGCAAACAGGTGATTATGCATCACACCAGACCGATGTCATTCAACAACTTCATGAAATATATGTTACACAAAATGCAAAGGAGCctaagatgagatcttcaaggGACATCCCAAAATGATATATCATGAAGACACTAAATGGACTTTTTATTTGATGTGCAAGAGCGTGTGAACATCATGCATAGTTTTAAGCATGAAACAAACCGAAAAATATTAAGGTTATGCCAATTAGTCCATATTTCTGCCTTACCATTTGGGATATCTTGAACTTTCTCTTTTCAACAGATACCTAAATTTTCATGTCAGTAAGCTTCAGAATGGCATGTGATGGACAAAAACGAACACTGCTTGACAGAGGAAGCAGAAGTGCCTTGTCCTCAAGACCAACACAAGGCTTCTAGCATGAGAATTGAGTATTAAAGTTTATGTAGTAACCGAGAGACAAGAACACCATATCGGTGAAACAACTATGGAATTGCAACCTGTAATCAAAACTAAAGAAATGCAAAAAAGTAACCCTGCACTGTTACTAAGTCGACATTGGAAACTATAGCGCGCGAAGATGAGATCAGCAATATCTATGTTTCATAACTAAGGCGTTTTCATATTAAAGTGGGCAAATATTGTTGAATATGATACATTATGGGTCATAGCCTAGGACTAGGCTTCCTTCACTGAGAGAACAATGCAGTATTTTGGTCACCAACCTTTTGCCAGCCATCAGCAAAACTATTGCAAGAAACAGAGAGAACAGCAGAGACATATGTTATAAACTATCACAAAGTTATTACAAAAGAATATCCAGAAGCAATCTTTTGCTTGATAATCGATAAAATAAAATCCAAGAAACCAGTAGCCCCAGTTTAAGCCTGTGGGTTCATTCATATGGCGATACGCTTGTATAACATTGAAAAATAACACAAAGATAACTACATTTGCAAGTTAACATGATATCCATCTACAGTGTACTCATGCGGAAGAGGTGCCTTAGAGATTTAACAACGAGTGAATATATCTGCCAGCTGTGAAGATAGACATGTCTCGAAGGCAAGAGTGCTCATACTGCCTCTACTATAGCAGAGGACAAATTTATGTAAAGCTCGTCAGACAACTACCACTAACTCCTTATAAACAGAATAATATACAGGGGAGTAAAAAAGCTGCTAGCAGTATTCTAACAGTGCCAATCCTCTACAGTACTTATCATGTagctaaaagaaaaagacaagTCTACAGAAAAAAGACTCACAGCTCCTCGAGCTCTGACAAAAAAACAATATCAGACAGGTTTCAGTAAGTTTCATTAGCAATCTTATTTCTGCAAGAATTAATCTCAGGTGTTCCACAACCAAGTCCCAGAGGTCCCAATCAGCCAAAGCACCACTGCATAGCCACATATCCACAATTTTCTATTGCTCAGGTGGAAGACTAGAACATTTTTCACACCATGGATATAACAACAAAGGAACAATACCAACTAACTTTCAGACTACTCCACCAATAATTTAAATCTCCAAAGTCCTGGCAACGTTGATGGACAACTTAGACTGAAATAAACTGAGATCCTAATTTGCTTTATCTCAGCCAAGAAAGCGAGAATATTCTGCTATTTGTATTATGGTTTAAATAATCAAGATATCTGGATATCTTGGCCAATATATAGGTATCCAGACGTCAGAACGCCggctatttttcataatatgaGGAATTTTCGTTATCTTACACATTGATGTGCATACTTGGTGATAATTAGATAGTAAGGAAAAGAATCGAAAAACAAAAAACTCATCAGCAGCCATTAGTCGGAGACCTGTCAGTTAtactaatttaaaaaaaaaaaaaggaaaagagagcaGATAGTCAAGTGATACCGCCTTAGTGAGTGCCATACCTGTCAATCATTTGTTTATCACATTCTAGTAACATCAATAAGAGAGACCATCGCAGGCAAAAATCATCAGTGCAGGCTGCTACCAAAAGATGCAAGTATATATAGCATTTTAAAGCAAATGACCAAAGAAAAGAGACCTGCTGCTGGTGGTGGTGCCAATACCATAGGAATGAGGGTCCATATACAGCTGCTGAGAGGAGCTGCCCCCGCCAGGGTAAGAGCCTTGCAGGTTGCTACCACCTGAAATGGAGTGGAGGGGTATGCTCTGGAAGCTGCCACTACCGCTCCtgctcgcgctgctcccggagGGGGCGAGGGATGTCACAGTGGACGAGGATGACTGCGACTGGGAGAGGGTTTGTGATTCCACAGGCTTTCTTGAACGGTTGCGGCCACGATGCATGTGGCGCTCGCAGTACTTGGAGTCAGGATACGCATCCTTGGAGCACCGCCACTTCTTCCCGTCCGTCCGACGGCACCGACCTGGCTCTGGGTCCAGTTTCTTCCCATAGAAGGAACAGTAACCCACTGTACTCAAAAGGAAAACCAATCTATATCAATGGACTCAGAAGGAACTGGTATCTGAAGTGGATGCTCTCTTCTGTAGTTTTTCAGAGGATCAAGCATAGTGGCACTCTAAATATATCACAATGCATACAAGAGGTGATTACACGTTTGGGGCACGCACATTTCTAAAACATAACAAAAGTACCAAAAAAATGGCGACTAATCGCAGCATCAAGTAAAAGGAGAACATTGGAGAGGAAAACatcttaaaacaaaaaaaaaaaaaaaagggggaggggggagCGGGGTAAAGCTGAAAAAGTCGTCAAATTACGATCAAAAGTCGCAGGAATTCTCAAATGCCCAAAGAAGTGAAAGAGATGAAGGCAACTATGCACCATTTACTTGAAAAAAATGCATTAGaagcctctcttttttttttaaagaaacaaaaaaggaaaagcaaACTTCAAACAAGACCTCAGAaatggagagagaaagagaaacagAGAAAAAGGAGGAAAGCAGTGATGAAAACTAAGATTTAAACTTTCGAACTCCAGATCGCAACCGAGCAATTATGAGGAACATCCACTAAAAAGGGCAAGCCGGTAGCAGCTCCGCAAACCCCAGAAAAACCAAAAGTTTGATCCAAAATAGCAGTAaccagaaagaaagaaggagatcGAGGATCAGAAATGTCTTACAGGCAGGGTGGTGGTAGAAGCGAGCGGGGGTGGCCTCGAAGCTCCGGCGGATGGGGATGAGGAGATCGGGAGGCACGGGGACCCCGGCCATGATGTACTTGAAAATGAGCGCCTGGTGCTCCAGCTCCTGCCACTGCGACGCCGTGAACGGCGGCCGccaccccgccgccgccgccgccgcgctGTTCATCGCCCCAAAGATCGaagcagaggaggaggaggacgaggagaaGCAGGAGAgatagaagaaggagaagaagaggaagagaaagaggaagaagaacctcCCCGGCCCTCAGTCATGACATGGGGTTCGAGACGCGGTCGCGTCCTTCTCCGGTGAGAAAAAGCAACAAGGTTTCGCCATttccgagagagagagaaagcgagAGAGACGAGGGGGCGGCGGAGAAAGAAGGGACGGAGTCGGTAGCGAGGTTTTATAGCGGAGGGGTGGGATTTATTGAAACATTTTATTGTAGGGAAGGGGGTTGAGGGGATCGATGCTGCTGCTACAAAGTAATGGCGAGGGAAGTGGGGATATGGAATATATACAAAGTGGAGGGAGGTGAAGGTAAAAAGAGAGGAGCGCTGGGGAGAGTGGGGGCCGGTTTCATCTCTTGCTCTCCGCGTCTCTATCTGAAACTTTGGGGTTCACAGTGTTGGGAAAGGAGACAATATCTGCTCTGGGTGCAGGAAAgaggttattaaaaaaaaaacaatattttaCCTCCGTTATTATTACTCATTTTGGTGCCCACTTTAACAATTTTTGGAAGTTATCTGCATGGTGCGGCTGAATTGGAATGTGCACTTACGTGTACCTCGAGATTCAATATCAGGAAATGTGTGGCCTGAGGCTAGGCTTGCAAGCcaagatttcatccttaaaaccCTAAGAGAATGTTCAAGCACAGACTTCGTTGTGGTTGATTTGTTTATCTTTCTTGGTTGACAGTCGAGACTTGTAAATTTATTTGTGCTCCATTAAAGTAAATCATGTATCTGAAGGAAATATTAGAGCATCCCTGCCATACCTGCCTAAGTTGTTTTACGCAACATGAGATGTGAGTTGGAGCAAAATCTACGTGTTTATCCGATTCAAGTGCCGCACAGCCCATGCACTCTAAGAACAGATATGACTAATTATATCCGAACAGTCGAATAATCCAATGAATAATAAGAAACCTATACAATTCTCACCTCGTCAAACTCAGATTCGACATGAGTAATAGACTATCGAGTAAGTTTCATTCCTTATAGAAACTATTTTAACGTTTTATCGCCTCAAGGGGTGGTATCTCTGCCAGGGCGCTTTGAGATTCATATAGAAAAGAGTTGGGAGTGCTTTCAGATCCATGCAGAGAAAATCTAGCGGCGGCCGAtgatggaaaaagaagaagaagaagaagatgaatcgTTGCGTGAGAAAGATGCGATTCGAACCCATTTGCATGGCTCATGCCGGAGATATTCATCGTACGGATCCGAACCCATTTGCAGCGTAAAAAGTTACTACGTACACGATTGCCGGCTGCGCACTACTCCATGGCTACGAAGGGCGACACGGGTGGATGTCAGCAGGAGGCGTACCGACGACTGCCAAATGACTTGCGGGCCCAAACCATCCGTCGATGCCGAAGGAGACCGCAACCGCGATCCATTTAATTCGAGTAAAGGGGAACCCGCAAAATCCAAACATGGTGGATGCCCGGGGTGCACCTACTTTGGCTGAAATAATTGAGCGACCTTCCACCGGCGTCAAGTGGGTCTTATCACTTAATTTATGAGCCCCACATCACATCTCT
Proteins encoded in this window:
- the LOC103724096 gene encoding growth-regulating factor 4-like, with product MNSAAAAAAGWRPPFTASQWQELEHQALIFKYIMAGVPVPPDLLIPIRRSFEATPARFYHHPALGYCSFYGKKLDPEPGRCRRTDGKKWRCSKDAYPDSKYCERHMHRGRNRSRKPVESQTLSQSQSSSSTVTSLAPSGSSASRSGSGSFQSIPLHSISGGSNLQGSYPGGGSSSQQLYMDPHSYGIGTTTSSRYLSGLKGELDEHSFFSEASGSARGLGMDSSVDSSWRLMPSGISSFPLSKSRDPSVLQSAYPQLQTVQDLGQVTISSLPKHQQQHSFFGGDFGSAEPAKHEGGSQSLRPFFDEWPKTRDSWSDLEEERSNRISFSTTQLSISIPMASSDFSTTSSRSPNDD